A segment of the uncultured Desulfobulbus sp. genome:
GGGGAAGTTGTGTGAAAGTAATATGATAAAATATAAAATTCTAAATGCTATCCCTACCCCTGTCAAGGTGAGTCCCCGTTTTCTTTGAAAACGGGGCATTCTTGTGGTAAAGAGCCCTGCGGTATGCAACTGTCAGGTATGATGATTGGGAGGACCTATGCAAATACAACCAGAAGTAGTTGAGCAAGCGCAGGAGCGAGTACAAGCTTCCGCACCTGGCCAGCCTGGAAAGAATCAGCTGCCAGCGATCCAGGAGAACCCGATAACGCTGAATGATCTGGTTGATATCAGTTGTCGAAAATATCGTTCCTATTCGGCAATAGGCATGGCCCTTGAGGAACCCTTGAGCTACAAAAAATTTCATGAACGAATTCTTGCCTTGGCTGCGTATCTACGGGAGCAAGGGGTCAAATTGGGGGATCGAGTAGCCCTCTTGGGGGAAAATTCACATAACTGGGGCACTGTTTATCTGGCCGTGGTTCGCCTTGGTGCGGCAACAGTCCCCATATTTCCCGATCTGCCTGATGCGGATGTCCATCATATTTTGGGGGAGATGAAATGTGATTTTATTTTTATTACCCAGCGGCAGATGGAAAAAATCTATGACTGCAAAAAAGAGGTTAATCGTGTTGTAACCTTAGATGATTACCGCGATGATACCGGCCTCTTGGAGGTCGAACCCTTTTCTGATTTTCTCGCCGCCGCCTTGGCCAAATATGGAGAGCAGGCTCGTGAAGAACTCCTGGAATTTGAGCCGGTGTCTACTGATGAGCTTGCCTCTATTCTTTACACCAGCGGAACTTCAGGGTTTTCCAAGGCAGTCATGCTTTCGCATGGCAACCTCTGCGCCAATGCCAACTCCGCCAGTGGCATTATACGCAGCGTTCCTCCTGGATGGGTCTTTTTATCTGTCTTGCCGATCTCGCATACCTATGAATTTACCGTCGGTTTTCTTCTGCCCTTACTCAAAGGTTGCCGTGTTGTCTATGCTGGCAAAACGCCAACTCCCGCTGTGTTGCAACGTATTTGTTCCAAGGAAAAACCGCAGGTGATGTTGGTCGTCCCCTTGATCATTGAAAAGATATTTAAAAAACGGATTGCCCCAGCTGTGGAAAAGAGCCGAATGCTCAGCTTTTTCTGCCGCTTCAGCCTCAGTCGCAAGGTTATTTATCGTAAAATAGGTGCTCAACTCAGCGGCTTTTTCGGTAATCGACTGGAAGTCATGGGGATTGGCGGGGCTGCACTAAACCCCGAGGTGGAGCGGTTTCTCCGTGAAGCGGCTTTTCCTTTTATCGTCGGCTATGGGTTAACCGAAGCCGCCCCCCTGCTCGCCGGTGGCCCCTATGGTGATCGTACCGTACGCCTGGGATCCACCGGTAAACCAGTACCCAATGTGAAAATTCGTATCGATGATCCTCACCCAGAGACAGGGGTAGGAGAGGTGTTGGCGCAGGGGAAAAATGTGATGCAGGGATACCTCAATGATCCCGAGGCAACCAAAGAGACCCTGACCGAGGATGGCTGGCTGCGGACAGGAGATATCGGTCTCATCGATCGTGAAGGTAATCTCCATATCAAGGGCCGTTCCAAATCGGTCATCGTGCTGTCAAACGGGGAGAATGTTTTTCCTGAGGCTATAGAACATAAGATCAATGCCTATCCCTTTGTCGTTGAGTCGCTGGTGGTTGAAAATAGAGGCATGCTCGAGGCCTGGGTCTATCCGGATTATGAATTCATCGATTCAAAAACCGAGGGGCAAAGCCGTGCTCAGCGTCATCAATATATCAGCGGACTTATGGAGGAGATGCGCTCCACGGTGAATGACCAGGTTTCTGCATCGTCTCGACTCTCCCGTATTCTAGAGCGGCGTGAGCCTTTTGTGAAAACCGCAACCCACAAGATTAAACGTTATTTGTACTCTGCTGACAACATGCATGTCTAGGCGGCACCTGGATAGTTATCAGCAGTTTTTTTAAAGCAATACCTTTGAGAAAAAAGGGGGGGGAATGAAAAAGTTTTTTCTGGCAGGCGTCGTCCTGCTCGCAGCGGCCAGTCAGGCCATGGCTTCGGGGTACCGTATACCGGAGCAGTCAGTCAACTCAACAGCTCGGGCCGGAAGTTATGTGGCCTACACGCCAAGTGCTGATGCATCCTATTATAACCCGGCTAATATGGCCTGGCTGGAAGATCGCTGGCAGTTTGAAGTGGATGCGACCTGGATTCATCTCAGTTCGATTGATTATACCGATACAGATATTGCCGCGTTTAATGGAAGCTCGGAGGCGGAGGATTTTTTTCTGCCGACATTTTTTTTGGTCTCACCAGACTACAATAATTTCCGTTTTGGCTTTTCTGTAACCGCTCCGGGCGGACTTTCAAAGCGTTGGAAAGACGTGTACCCCAGGACATCCGCAGAAGAGTTCAGCCTTAAAATCTTTGATTTTAACCCGACGGTTTCTTACAAAATCAATGATTCCTTTTCGGTCGCGGCAGGAGTGCGCGGAGTGTATGTAGATGGCAAGGTACGGAGTAATGGTGTGGTCAGTACCCCATACACTGCTTCTCGTGATATGGAGGGGGACAGTCTGGAATTCGGGTGGAACCTTGCTGCAACCCTGCGTCCGATGGATAACATGAACCTCAGCGTCACCTACCGCTCAAATGTAGATTTGGATATAGAAGGGGATGCAAATTTAGCAACCAGCCTGCCAGTCCCGCTTGATACCTATTCCGGAAGTACCGGGGTTTCCATTCCCCTTCCCGCCGTTTTGGCGGTTGCAGTTTCCTATACCTTTTGGGATCAACTCACAGTTGAACTCGAATATGATCGGACCTACTGGTCGGAATATGATCAGCTTGATTTTACTTATCCAACAATATTGACCAACCCTATTCTTTCCGCTGCATTTGACGACGTCAAACCTAAAAATTGGAAGGATACCGACGCCTGGCGCCTGAGTTTTACCTATGACATGCAGAATAATTTCATTCTCATGGCTGGTATTGCTTATGACGAAAATCCTGCACCCTCTGGAACCTTGGGATTCGAGTTGCCCGACTCTGACGCTATGCTCTATTCGCTTGGTCTTCGTTATAAGATCAACGAGGATATGGAGATCGGTATTGCGTACTTGTATGATGATAAGGAATCTCGCACGGTATTGAATCGGACTGTGGCGGAGCCTGGGAATATTAATGGCACCTTTGATGACGCCTCAGCTCATCTAATAACGGTTGGATTTAGCTATAAGCTTTAGGCGTTAAAGACGATATAACTTTGTAAAAAAAGCCCGGCAAATGCCGGGCTTTTTTTATTTCATCCCAGAAGCAGGGAATTGCTGAAACGAATGATCGGCATGATCACAGAGCTGATGACGCCGGTGTAGAAGAGGGCCAGGAGAATAAAAAATCCGTAGGGTTCCAATTTTGCAAAGCTGCGGGCACTCTCAGGAGGTAAGAGGCCCATGAGGACTTTGGATCCATCCAGTGGCGGAATGGGAATGCAGTTAAAGACCGCGAGCATGATGTTAATCCAAACACTAGCAATGAGCATGCCGGCCAGCGGTTGGAGAAAGGCCAGAGGAAGAAAAGTAAAAAAGTTGACCACTGTGTGAGCAATGGCCGCGCTGGCCAGGGCGAGGCCCACGTTAGCCCCGGGTCCTGCCAGGGCGACTTTCAGCATATCCTGGCGTGGGTTACGGAAGTAGCGTGGATCTACCGGTACTGGCTTGGCCCAGCCGATTTTCATGATAATAAAGGCAATGACGCCCAGAGGATCAAGGTGCTTTAAGGGGTTCAAGGTCAGCCGTCCCGACATCTTGGCTGTTGGGTCCCCCAGTCGCCAGGCCACGTAGCCGTGGGCCAGCTCATGAACAGTCAGGGCAAAGAGCAGAGGCGGTAGCTGAATAATCAGTTGCCGCATGAGGGCGTTAAAATCAAAGTCCATCACGTCAAATAATCCTGAAAAAGTGGTAGTTGTGTGCTGTGGAAGTACGAACAACCATAAGCTCGAATGGGGGAAAAGCGAGAAAAATCGGGGTGATTTTCAATGGAGCTTGGTTTGATCCGTGGGGTATGCCTTTTGGAGAAAATTCAGCGCTTCCTGGTGGGTGTTGAGCTCGCCGTCGAGTTGCTGCTCGATCAGGTGGTTGAGTATGGTGCGAAACAGCGGTCCCGGTTTATACCCCAATGTTTTGAGTTCCTCGCCGCTGAGCAGTGGTTTAACCTGGCGCAGCTGGGTGACAAATAAAGAGACGGAACGTTGCATGTAGCGTTTGCGGGCAATGGTCATCAGGTAGAGCCAGCCCTCAGGTTCCAGATCGATCAGGAGCCAGTAGATTTCACTGTTTTTTCGATACGGTCGTTTGATCATCTCCTGGGCAATTTTTTCGACATCCATCTTCTGTTGCAGTAGTTTTTTGCGTTGCTTGGGCGGTAGGTCAAAACGCTGGCAAAAGGTAAGCAGATCTTTGGAGCGAGAGCGGCTGAAGATCGCCAGCAGATAAACCATCCAGGTCTCCACCGTATCGTCCAGGTAAAGCAGGTGAAACCAGGATATGGTTCGGTTTGCCTGGGTCAGGTAGTGGAGAAAGCGGCGATCAATTTTTAAATTGGGACGCAGCTCAGGCCAGAGAAAAGGAAAGAGTTTGAGGT
Coding sequences within it:
- a CDS encoding AMP-binding protein — protein: MQIQPEVVEQAQERVQASAPGQPGKNQLPAIQENPITLNDLVDISCRKYRSYSAIGMALEEPLSYKKFHERILALAAYLREQGVKLGDRVALLGENSHNWGTVYLAVVRLGAATVPIFPDLPDADVHHILGEMKCDFIFITQRQMEKIYDCKKEVNRVVTLDDYRDDTGLLEVEPFSDFLAAALAKYGEQAREELLEFEPVSTDELASILYTSGTSGFSKAVMLSHGNLCANANSASGIIRSVPPGWVFLSVLPISHTYEFTVGFLLPLLKGCRVVYAGKTPTPAVLQRICSKEKPQVMLVVPLIIEKIFKKRIAPAVEKSRMLSFFCRFSLSRKVIYRKIGAQLSGFFGNRLEVMGIGGAALNPEVERFLREAAFPFIVGYGLTEAAPLLAGGPYGDRTVRLGSTGKPVPNVKIRIDDPHPETGVGEVLAQGKNVMQGYLNDPEATKETLTEDGWLRTGDIGLIDREGNLHIKGRSKSVIVLSNGENVFPEAIEHKINAYPFVVESLVVENRGMLEAWVYPDYEFIDSKTEGQSRAQRHQYISGLMEEMRSTVNDQVSASSRLSRILERREPFVKTATHKIKRYLYSADNMHV
- a CDS encoding OmpP1/FadL family transporter, encoding MKKFFLAGVVLLAAASQAMASGYRIPEQSVNSTARAGSYVAYTPSADASYYNPANMAWLEDRWQFEVDATWIHLSSIDYTDTDIAAFNGSSEAEDFFLPTFFLVSPDYNNFRFGFSVTAPGGLSKRWKDVYPRTSAEEFSLKIFDFNPTVSYKINDSFSVAAGVRGVYVDGKVRSNGVVSTPYTASRDMEGDSLEFGWNLAATLRPMDNMNLSVTYRSNVDLDIEGDANLATSLPVPLDTYSGSTGVSIPLPAVLAVAVSYTFWDQLTVELEYDRTYWSEYDQLDFTYPTILTNPILSAAFDDVKPKNWKDTDAWRLSFTYDMQNNFILMAGIAYDENPAPSGTLGFELPDSDAMLYSLGLRYKINEDMEIGIAYLYDDKESRTVLNRTVAEPGNINGTFDDASAHLITVGFSYKL
- a CDS encoding site-2 protease family protein, producing the protein MDFDFNALMRQLIIQLPPLLFALTVHELAHGYVAWRLGDPTAKMSGRLTLNPLKHLDPLGVIAFIIMKIGWAKPVPVDPRYFRNPRQDMLKVALAGPGANVGLALASAAIAHTVVNFFTFLPLAFLQPLAGMLIASVWINIMLAVFNCIPIPPLDGSKVLMGLLPPESARSFAKLEPYGFFILLALFYTGVISSVIMPIIRFSNSLLLG